The following coding sequences are from one Methanobacterium petrolearium window:
- a CDS encoding translation initiation factor IF-5A: MSTKVVEVKTLKVGKYVVLDGAASKIVNIQTSSPGKHGAAKARVDAIGVFDNQKRNLVKPVDAKIEIPIIDKRTAQVLALMGSDVQLMDMETYETFEVPIPDDLRDDLIEGVEVNYIVAMGNKKLMRIR; this comes from the coding sequence ATGTCAACTAAGGTAGTGGAAGTTAAAACGCTCAAAGTAGGTAAATATGTAGTATTGGATGGTGCAGCATCAAAAATTGTGAATATTCAGACTTCATCCCCAGGGAAACACGGTGCAGCAAAGGCTCGTGTTGATGCCATTGGAGTTTTCGATAATCAAAAAAGAAACCTAGTAAAACCAGTCGATGCCAAGATAGAAATCCCGATAATCGACAAACGAACCGCACAGGTACTGGCCCTAATGGGTAGTGATGTTCAGCTCATGGACATGGAAACTTATGAAACCTTTGAAGTACCAATACCCGATGATCTACGTGATGATCTGATTGAAGGTGTAGAAGTTAATTATATCGTGGCTATGGGTAACAAAAAACTCATGAGGATCAGATAG
- a CDS encoding bifunctional fructose-bisphosphatase/inositol-phosphate phosphatase, with product MDEKDREFWTETCQELIKESQNAISPLIGSLEGSEIVKTGADGTPTMYIDIVAEKKVIEVLESIDKPLTLISEEIGQVNLGKGQPEVVMVVDPLDGTSNAVKNIPAYGISVAVAPIPTNQKGPLTVQDIQMGFVKNYATDDFYAAFKGQGALVNGKNPTPSSKQDLSQISLGAYVYRMNMGKVEKLCKSVRRMRILGAVAIEISYVADGTYDAFVDVRDNLRLVDLAAAKLILEESGGIVTDRYGKALNGKLNVMEKTSMIATCNSVIHQEIVRIVEGIK from the coding sequence ATGGATGAAAAAGATAGGGAATTTTGGACTGAAACCTGCCAGGAATTAATTAAAGAATCTCAAAATGCAATATCACCACTCATAGGGTCTTTAGAAGGGTCTGAAATCGTTAAAACAGGGGCTGATGGCACTCCAACTATGTATATTGATATTGTGGCAGAAAAAAAGGTTATTGAAGTACTGGAAAGTATTGATAAACCTTTAACTTTGATCAGTGAAGAAATTGGTCAAGTGAATTTAGGAAAAGGCCAACCTGAAGTTGTAATGGTGGTGGATCCACTGGACGGTACCAGCAATGCTGTTAAGAATATTCCGGCTTATGGGATATCAGTGGCAGTGGCACCCATTCCTACCAATCAGAAGGGTCCTTTAACAGTTCAGGATATTCAGATGGGGTTTGTGAAAAATTATGCAACAGATGATTTTTATGCTGCATTTAAGGGTCAAGGTGCTTTGGTCAATGGAAAAAACCCCACACCGTCATCTAAACAGGATTTATCTCAAATATCATTGGGGGCTTATGTTTACAGAATGAACATGGGAAAAGTAGAAAAGCTGTGCAAGAGCGTAAGGAGAATGAGAATTCTTGGAGCAGTGGCCATAGAAATATCTTACGTTGCCGATGGGACTTACGATGCATTTGTTGATGTTAGAGATAATCTGAGGCTGGTAGATTTGGCGGCTGCTAAACTGATACTGGAAGAAAGTGGGGGAATAGTGACGGATAGATATGGTAAAGCCTTAAATGGTAAATTAAATGTTATGGAGAAAACTTCCATGATAGCCACATGTAATTCAGTTATTCACCAGGAGATAGTTCGCATAGTGGAGGGGATTAAATGA
- a CDS encoding pyruvoyl-dependent arginine decarboxylase codes for MKVSITSGKSEGPTRLNAFDNALLDAGIGDVNLIPVSSILPRDTEIVELPPIKEGEMVNCVLSYVHSDHPGDFITAVVAVATSDDFGCVVEHSGVNQDPEKIRSEAKTMVEYMMQVRGLEIREIIIADENHKVIKEAVAVAAVVYLK; via the coding sequence ATGAAAGTTTCTATAACCTCAGGAAAATCAGAAGGACCCACACGACTAAACGCCTTTGACAATGCCCTCCTCGATGCAGGTATTGGTGATGTGAACCTTATACCAGTCTCCAGTATACTGCCAAGGGATACAGAGATAGTGGAACTCCCACCTATTAAGGAGGGGGAAATGGTTAATTGTGTGCTTTCATATGTGCATTCAGATCATCCTGGGGATTTTATAACTGCGGTGGTGGCAGTGGCAACCTCTGATGATTTTGGGTGTGTAGTGGAACATTCCGGAGTAAATCAGGATCCTGAAAAGATTAGATCCGAAGCAAAAACCATGGTGGAATATATGATGCAGGTTAGGGGACTTGAGATTAGAGAAATTATCATAGCAGATGAAAATCATAAGGTTATAAAAGAGGCAGTGGCAGTGGCTGCAGTGGTGTACCTAAAATAA
- a CDS encoding TIGR00300 family protein — MYTREVKLTGHIIDSLTLPKALDLIMDMGGDFQILEFEVGKRKKDTSLARIKVQADTETLLGEILDELAEIGAMVVEITEAKLEAASKDKTLPTDFYSTTNHPTFIRYHNEWVPVENIEMDCMIVVEPQTKKAIIKPIGRIKKGDLVVVGREGIKVMAPQRPRGKKGVFEFMGSGASSEKPLRTLIKSIANEINEVKGRGGKIAVVGGPAIIHTGSGPVLARMIREGLVDVIFAGNALATHDIESALYGTSLGICVKTGEAVARGHRHHIYAINQINQAGSIKDAVEQGVLKEGVMYECVKNDIPFVLAGSIRDDGPLPDVITDVIDAQDEMRKYVQDVDMVIMIATMLHSIAVGNILPSQVKSICVDINPATVTKLSDRGSAQVVGIVTDVGAFLPILYHELKED; from the coding sequence ATGTATACCAGAGAAGTGAAGCTTACCGGACATATTATTGATTCCCTCACCCTACCCAAAGCATTGGACCTTATTATGGACATGGGAGGCGATTTCCAGATCCTGGAATTTGAAGTGGGTAAACGGAAAAAAGACACCAGCCTTGCCAGGATCAAAGTTCAAGCAGATACTGAAACTCTTCTGGGAGAGATTCTGGATGAACTGGCAGAAATAGGTGCCATGGTGGTGGAGATCACTGAAGCAAAGTTGGAAGCCGCCAGTAAGGATAAAACTTTACCTACTGATTTTTACTCCACAACCAACCATCCCACTTTCATCCGCTACCACAATGAATGGGTACCTGTCGAAAATATTGAAATGGATTGTATGATTGTAGTTGAGCCTCAAACCAAAAAAGCCATTATCAAACCTATTGGTCGGATCAAGAAGGGTGATTTGGTAGTGGTGGGTCGTGAAGGGATTAAAGTGATGGCCCCCCAGAGGCCTCGAGGCAAAAAGGGAGTATTTGAGTTTATGGGGAGTGGTGCATCCTCAGAAAAACCCCTCAGAACTCTTATCAAGAGCATTGCAAATGAGATAAACGAGGTTAAAGGTCGTGGGGGCAAAATTGCTGTGGTTGGTGGGCCCGCAATTATCCACACTGGTTCCGGCCCGGTGCTGGCTCGGATGATCAGGGAAGGTTTAGTGGATGTGATCTTTGCTGGTAATGCCCTGGCAACCCATGATATTGAAAGTGCTCTTTATGGAACCTCTCTGGGAATTTGTGTGAAGACTGGTGAAGCTGTGGCACGGGGACACCGCCACCACATCTACGCCATAAACCAGATCAACCAGGCCGGCTCCATCAAAGATGCCGTAGAACAGGGAGTGCTTAAAGAAGGAGTAATGTATGAATGTGTCAAGAATGATATTCCATTTGTACTGGCCGGTTCCATAAGGGATGATGGACCTTTACCTGATGTTATAACTGATGTGATTGATGCTCAGGATGAGATGAGGAAGTATGTTCAGGACGTGGATATGGTGATCATGATCGCCACCATGCTCCACTCCATAGCCGTGGGAAACATTCTACCTTCACAGGTGAAAAGTATCTGTGTGGATATTAACCCTGCTACAGTCACCAAACTCAGTGATCGTGGCAGTGCCCAGGTGGTTGGTATTGTAACTGATGTGGGAGCGTTTTTACCCATACTTTACCATGAACTTAAGGAAGATTAG
- the speB gene encoding agmatinase has translation MYLYTENPLKFAFSQDFEEFKEKDSPCFGILGVPFDSTTSYLPGARFGPFFVREASYNFEKYNLLSDTVLDINLCDVGNLEVVPGNLENTYMHLESVVSSMSEDTLTPLTIGGEHGISYGVINALNTQNNLQDVTILHFDAHMDLRDDYVGEKYSHATVMRRIYDKNPAKIIQMGIRSSSPGEAEFARKNGIDFYTAHDIKKDLKGIEKVINQIDGPIYVTVDIDVLDPAYAPSVGTPSPCGINTQELESLISHLKGKEIIGFDVVEVSSTSIGDITSINAAKIILDFLFLQ, from the coding sequence ATGTATCTTTACACTGAAAATCCTCTGAAATTTGCTTTTTCCCAGGATTTTGAAGAATTCAAAGAAAAAGATAGTCCTTGTTTTGGAATTTTAGGAGTACCATTCGATAGCACCACCAGTTACCTGCCAGGCGCACGTTTCGGGCCTTTTTTCGTGAGAGAAGCATCATACAACTTTGAAAAATACAACCTATTATCAGATACGGTTTTAGATATTAACTTGTGTGATGTTGGAAATCTAGAAGTGGTTCCTGGAAACCTGGAAAACACATATATGCACCTGGAATCTGTCGTGTCCTCCATGTCCGAAGACACATTAACCCCTCTAACCATTGGTGGTGAACATGGCATTAGTTATGGAGTTATAAATGCCCTTAACACACAGAATAACTTGCAGGATGTTACCATACTCCATTTTGACGCCCACATGGATCTCAGAGACGATTATGTAGGGGAAAAATATTCCCATGCCACAGTTATGCGACGGATATATGATAAAAACCCTGCAAAGATAATTCAAATGGGTATCCGCTCTTCATCACCGGGAGAAGCTGAATTCGCACGGAAAAATGGTATTGATTTTTACACAGCTCACGACATAAAAAAAGACCTGAAAGGGATTGAAAAAGTTATTAACCAGATAGATGGTCCCATCTATGTCACTGTGGATATAGACGTACTGGATCCTGCTTATGCTCCCAGTGTGGGCACACCGAGTCCATGTGGAATAAATACACAGGAACTGGAAAGCCTAATTTCTCATCTTAAGGGAAAAGAAATTATTGGATTCGATGTAGTTGAGGTTTCATCCACTTCCATTGGAGATATCACATCCATTAATGCTGCTAAAATAATTTTAGACTTTTTATTCTTGCAATAA